One genomic window of Trichlorobacter lovleyi includes the following:
- a CDS encoding VCBS repeat-containing protein yields the protein MKRLMLVILLLLVTMPAFGAAPLRIYVGEFNAVGVAAKDDTKVVLQSLLASRLSDGSLLAVSAVAEADLVVSGTYIAIGKQYNIDAVAKTVAGQTVVRTFVQGEGGQDALFAATAKLAEKLSAELQKQQAAGAIPRAAQVPVALPVRTVNNDIVRATVPAANGDLQHVTQGDVIRPQAFYRGAPNKGDVKRLDGMFNLLAMGGTDSGGKRLLFIAQDRAVQLIREGDNRPISGFGLGVNDKILSIDYVDPAGAGNPDLYVTVVRGDEVASQVWGLKNNKLIKLADNIPYFFRAIALAGGQLKLYAQEQGRKADRYYGDVYEVVREGTRIVRKTKITMPRYGNVYSFNQFKHPSGELLTVVYHEENYLVVYDKEQKELWRSNDAFGGSELFYKVEDDAMVNPTTDKYRWFFMNQRILVTKQQEVLVGKNDGFFVIGNARMYKKGAVYSLYWNGAALEEVWRTKDTQNYMPDFAFDEAKSELLLLQLTQREDVLMRTKGASALQIKKVE from the coding sequence ATGAAGCGATTGATGCTGGTGATACTGCTGTTGTTGGTTACGATGCCTGCCTTTGGTGCTGCGCCGTTGCGGATATACGTGGGTGAATTTAATGCGGTTGGTGTAGCAGCCAAAGATGATACCAAGGTGGTTCTGCAGTCGCTGCTGGCCTCGCGCCTGAGTGATGGCAGTCTGCTGGCTGTCAGTGCTGTTGCTGAGGCAGATCTTGTGGTCAGCGGTACCTACATTGCCATTGGAAAACAATATAATATTGATGCCGTTGCTAAAACGGTGGCAGGCCAGACCGTCGTGCGTACCTTTGTGCAGGGTGAGGGTGGGCAGGATGCCTTGTTTGCAGCAACGGCGAAGCTTGCGGAAAAGCTGTCTGCTGAGCTTCAAAAACAACAGGCTGCAGGAGCAATACCCCGTGCGGCGCAGGTGCCTGTAGCATTGCCAGTGCGGACGGTAAACAATGACATTGTCCGGGCAACAGTGCCAGCTGCAAATGGCGACCTGCAGCATGTTACACAAGGGGACGTTATCCGCCCGCAGGCATTTTACCGTGGTGCTCCCAACAAAGGGGACGTTAAGCGATTGGATGGTATGTTTAATCTGCTGGCGATGGGCGGAACTGACAGCGGTGGAAAACGTCTGCTATTTATTGCTCAGGATCGGGCTGTGCAGCTGATACGTGAGGGTGACAATAGGCCGATCAGTGGGTTTGGTTTGGGAGTCAACGATAAGATTCTTAGCATTGATTATGTTGATCCTGCGGGCGCTGGTAACCCTGATTTGTATGTGACGGTGGTTAGAGGAGATGAGGTCGCTTCACAGGTCTGGGGGCTGAAGAACAATAAATTAATTAAGCTTGCTGACAATATCCCCTACTTTTTCCGGGCCATCGCCTTAGCCGGTGGTCAGCTCAAGTTGTATGCACAGGAGCAAGGACGCAAGGCGGATCGCTACTACGGTGATGTCTATGAAGTCGTGCGTGAAGGCACGCGGATTGTCAGAAAAACAAAGATTACAATGCCTCGTTATGGCAATGTCTATAGCTTTAACCAGTTCAAGCACCCCAGCGGTGAGTTGCTAACAGTAGTCTATCATGAAGAAAATTATCTTGTTGTGTATGATAAGGAGCAAAAAGAGCTGTGGCGCAGTAATGACGCTTTTGGTGGCTCTGAACTGTTCTATAAGGTGGAAGATGATGCAATGGTCAACCCAACCACCGACAAATACCGCTGGTTTTTTATGAATCAGCGTATTCTGGTGACCAAGCAGCAAGAGGTGTTGGTGGGTAAAAATGATGGTTTCTTTGTAATTGGGAATGCCCGTATGTATAAGAAAGGTGCCGTCTACAGCCTGTACTGGAACGGCGCTGCCTTGGAAGAGGTCTGGCGCACCAAGGATACCCAGAACTACATGCCGGATTTTGCTTTTGATGAGGCAAAGAGCGAGCTGCTGTTACTGCAGCTCACTCAGCGTGAAGATGTGTTGATGCGTACCAAGGGGGCAAGCGCCCTGCAGATCAAGAAGGTTGAGTAA
- a CDS encoding histidine kinase: MTKFQKQMLTIAAAGALTAVTALPAMAFENEFHGLYNFNTLFSNMGTSGDFNPGAPGTTNAWGEKRKMNNYFEQRTRLQYTAKASDDLKLVTHFEINNRFGNYKDANGGGGDLDSDGLNIVTKHAYLDFNIGKSFNVKLGIQPYKDALKGVFVDADVPMIMTTTKLGAYTLGMGFARYADDVAGGTSTGTRLGDANKDLFIMDNTFALSKDTKVGLSYYFLADYAQQGASGQLYDATKPTTPYNHTADQAVLLHTFGLNGATKLAGINLSGFAAMQAGHMKNATGVPSTSRQFHGWAANVAADMKVGPGTAKTALLFTSGNNSTSSNHGWVTSSVNSYNESGMMIIARNTYNSPTSTDGYIRRNVTNIALATMGYDAKLTEKFNLNGNVGFGWAPSSYDAPKDQKTGRLNQSDFMGTEINLEAGYQLYKNLKLQAQAGYMILGGYYKNSAFKSGTTAGAANAADPENPYAMRLQARYSF; the protein is encoded by the coding sequence ATGACTAAGTTTCAAAAGCAGATGTTGACCATCGCCGCAGCCGGTGCCCTGACCGCCGTGACTGCCCTTCCTGCAATGGCCTTTGAGAACGAGTTCCATGGCCTTTACAATTTCAATACGCTGTTCAGTAATATGGGCACCAGCGGTGACTTTAACCCCGGCGCACCAGGTACTACAAATGCTTGGGGTGAAAAGCGTAAGATGAACAACTATTTTGAGCAACGTACCCGCCTGCAGTACACTGCCAAGGCCAGCGACGACCTCAAGTTAGTAACCCACTTTGAGATTAATAACCGTTTTGGTAACTACAAAGATGCTAATGGTGGTGGTGGAGATCTGGACTCTGATGGTCTGAACATTGTTACTAAGCACGCCTATCTTGATTTTAACATTGGCAAATCATTTAACGTAAAGCTTGGTATACAACCGTATAAAGATGCCTTAAAAGGCGTGTTTGTCGATGCTGATGTTCCTATGATAATGACCACCACCAAGCTGGGTGCCTACACTCTGGGGATGGGCTTTGCTCGCTATGCTGATGATGTTGCCGGTGGCACAAGCACAGGTACACGTCTTGGTGATGCTAACAAAGATCTGTTCATTATGGACAACACCTTTGCTCTTAGCAAAGATACCAAGGTGGGTCTGTCCTACTACTTCCTCGCTGACTATGCACAGCAAGGTGCAAGTGGTCAACTTTATGACGCTACAAAGCCGACTACACCTTACAACCATACTGCTGATCAAGCTGTGCTGTTGCATACTTTTGGCCTGAATGGTGCAACCAAACTGGCTGGCATCAACCTCTCAGGTTTTGCTGCTATGCAGGCAGGTCATATGAAAAATGCTACTGGTGTTCCTTCTACAAGTCGTCAGTTTCATGGATGGGCAGCCAACGTTGCTGCTGACATGAAGGTTGGCCCAGGTACTGCTAAAACCGCTTTGCTGTTCACTTCAGGTAACAATAGCACAAGTTCAAATCATGGTTGGGTAACATCAAGTGTTAACTCGTACAATGAGTCCGGCATGATGATCATTGCTCGTAACACCTATAACAGCCCAACCAGCACTGATGGCTATATTCGTCGTAATGTGACCAATATTGCACTAGCTACCATGGGGTACGATGCTAAGCTGACCGAGAAGTTTAATCTGAACGGTAATGTTGGTTTTGGTTGGGCACCTTCTTCATATGATGCACCGAAAGACCAGAAAACTGGAAGACTGAATCAAAGTGACTTCATGGGTACTGAAATCAACCTTGAGGCAGGCTACCAGCTCTACAAAAACCTCAAGCTTCAGGCACAGGCTGGTTACATGATTTTGGGTGGTTACTACAAGAATTCAGCATTTAAATCCGGCACTACTGCTGGTGCTGCAAATGCTGCTGATCCTGAAAATCCCTATGCAATGCGTCTGCAAGCTCGTTATAGCTTCTAG
- the mce gene encoding methylmalonyl-CoA epimerase, producing the protein MLQKINHIGIAVQSLDATLPFYREALGMVFKGEEEVAEQMVKVAMLQVGESKIELLEPTDPASPIAKFLEKNGPGIHHIAYEVEDLEAAIAHMLTQGARMIDTLPRNGAHGTRIAFVHPKSSNGVLTELCQSGH; encoded by the coding sequence ATGTTACAGAAAATTAACCATATCGGCATAGCAGTGCAATCATTGGATGCTACCCTGCCTTTTTACCGGGAAGCACTAGGTATGGTCTTTAAAGGTGAAGAAGAAGTTGCCGAGCAGATGGTAAAGGTGGCCATGCTCCAGGTTGGAGAGTCCAAGATAGAGCTGCTTGAACCCACTGATCCGGCAAGCCCGATTGCAAAATTTTTGGAAAAAAATGGCCCGGGCATCCATCATATCGCCTATGAGGTGGAGGATCTTGAGGCAGCCATAGCCCATATGCTGACGCAGGGGGCGCGCATGATTGATACGTTGCCGCGCAATGGTGCCCATGGTACCCGGATAGCCTTTGTGCACCCCAAGAGCAGTAACGGGGTGTTGACTGAATTGTGTCAGTCCGGACACTGA